Below is a window of Nerophis lumbriciformis linkage group LG20, RoL_Nlum_v2.1, whole genome shotgun sequence DNA.
cctctgatttcgggaggtggggggtgggggcgtggtcgggggtggggctgggcgtggttgggggcgtggtttagaggggaggagtatattgacaactagaatttaccaagtcaagtatttcatatatatatatatatatatatatgtatataaatgataaatgggttgtacttgtatagcgcttttctaccttcaaggtactcaaagcgctttgacactacttccacatttacccattcatacacacattcacacactgatggagggagctgccatgcaaggcgctaaccagcacccatcaggagcaagggtgaagtgtcttgctcaggacacaacggacatgacgaggttggtactaggtggggattgaaccagggaccctctggtcgcgcacggccactcttccactgcgccacgccgtcccatatatatatatatatatatatatatatatatatatatatatatatatatatatatatagatatatatcctgaaaatatgcaaacaaaactgtgtttagataattgatacttcaaacttgcataaataaatattaaggaatataacataacttggcttctgagagcttcaaaatgtaatgaataaaatgctaaagttgttgataaacaagcaattattttaataattaaatatggtcattttaaattaattattatgataatttataattaattatttcaaatatgtttattttaatgtataattctatagctggatgtaataaggagtcagaaaaaatacaaataaaaatacaattaattttgatgtttttagcaaaatatagtaaaaattaatttagtttttttttttttaattaacaaatatatttatttttaggtaagataaacataataatacaatttatctctagtctggatgatttatttcttgtcaccctgttgtcctcctgtcaaggctgtcctcactcaggtccgcatggagctggagggggcgtggtctccagctccagctgaaaatcgggagattttcgggagaatatttgtcccgggaggttttcgggagaggcgctgaatttcgggagtctcccggaaaattcgggagggttggcaagtatgaaccccgtttccatatgagttgggaaattgtgttttagatgtaaatataaacagaataggatgatttgcaaatccttcccatatggaaacggggtttgtacaaccaaCGCTGGCAATTGTTATACTGGtggaaataagtagagcatgcttagcagcctcaTGTACGCATTATTTTCATTTCTGTCAAGTAAAAGAAGCAAAGTGAAAGCCCCCAGTCAGCTGTGTCCCGCCTCCTCCTCCACAACCCCGCCCCCGGACTTCTATAAaatgccagtgtgtgtgtgtgtgtgtgtgtgtgtgtgaggaacaCGCCGCTGTGTGACAATAGTGAGGAGGCCTCTCCCTGCTTGGACGCTAACATGTCCGATCCGGTCAAACCTCGGACGTCCTTCCTCATCGACGACATCCTGTCCATGAAGGACCACGCCGCACAAGGATGTCTGCGGACGGCGGACGGATGGGAGGAAGACGCTGACAAGTTGTCAGAGTTGGTGGAGGAAACTGGTGAGCAAGACTTTTCTTTGCAAACTGTTCCTACGTGCCCGGTGAGTAAAAGCCCACCCTATCTCGCACATCTCAGCCGCGTCCCTGGACAAGACCTGTCCCGGCACGTCCCGGTCCGACTGCTCCCCGGCCACGGGCAAAGCCAAGCGGTCCCGGGCGGCGTTCACACACCTGCAGGTGCTGGAGCTGGAGAAGAGGTTCAAAGAGCAGAAGTACCTGTCGGCCCCAGAGAGAGCGCACCTGGCCGGCGCCTTGCGGCTGACGGAGACGCAGGTGAAGATCTGGTTTCAGAACCGCAGGTACAAGACCAAGAGGAAGCAGCAGGGGTCTGAGTTGTGGAAGGACGCGTACAAAGTAGACGCTCTGGACCCCACGGCTCTCATCAGCACCTTCTGTCGGTACGGACCCTTCTTGTGGGACTACAGGGGGCCATGGAGGCCCACCTTGTGGTGAAAGTGGGAATAAAATATGACTGGCGGCTGTTATCATAATAGTCTGTATATTAGTTCTTTTATTGCagatgtgaaagtaaacattacATCTCTTTAATAACATTGCTGTTATTTTAGTATAAATAGCATAATTATGTTAATTTACCTACTTTTTAACCACATTTTTACCTACTTTAACCTTCTTTTTACTTACTTGTTTAAGAAGGTTTCTGGCATAAACACTAAAGATAACAGAGTAAAATATTACAATGTGTTATTTTATCGCTGTTATTATAACAGtatgtatatttaatgttttggtACATGATATATTCGTATAAATAAGTTGTTTTATTGCtgatgtgaaagtaaacattaaatctcTTTGATAACATTGATACACATTGTGATTTTAGTATAATTAGCATAATTATGTTAATTTACCTACTTTTTAACCACATTTTTACCTACTTTAACCTTCTTTTTACCTACTTTTTAACGTTTCTGGCATGAACATTGAAGATCACAGAATAAAATATTACAATGTGTTATTTGATTGCTGTTATCATAACAGtatgtatatttaatgttttggtA
It encodes the following:
- the nkx3-1 gene encoding homeobox protein Nkx-3.1 — encoded protein: MSDPVKPRTSFLIDDILSMKDHAAQGCLRTADGWEEDADKLSELVEETAASLDKTCPGTSRSDCSPATGKAKRSRAAFTHLQVLELEKRFKEQKYLSAPERAHLAGALRLTETQVKIWFQNRRYKTKRKQQGSELWKDAYKVDALDPTALISTFCRYGPFLWDYRGPWRPTLW